In the genome of Zobellia nedashkovskayae, the window AACGGAGTATGTTGAAGAACAAGATTATTCACTCAATGCAGGAAGGTATGTCGGGGTGGAGATACAAGATGATAGTATTACAGAAGAAGAATTTCATAAACTTTTAATTGAAAGAAGAAGTAGGTTTGAAAATTTAACAAAGAATACATTGAAAATTGAAGAAAGCATTCTTAGCAAGCTTAAACAAATTATAAATGAATGATTAATTTGAAAAAGAGTTTACGATTAAAATTTTTGGAAAAAAATAAAGGAGATTTAGTTTCTGGTCCGTTTGGATCTAATATTTCAGCAAAATATTTTGTCGATGAAGGCATACCTGTAATACGAGGAAATAACCTTAAGTCAAAATCAAAATATTTTATAGATGACGGATTTGTATTTATAACTGAATCAAAAGCAAAAGAGCTAATAAAGTGTAAAGCAGTCAAGGATGATATTATTTTTACAGCTGTGGGTACAATTGGTCAAGTTGGTATAATTCCAAAGAGCACCAATTTTGAATATTATATTATATCCAATAAACAAATTAGGTTAAGAGTAGATAAAGATAAAGCTAATCCTTATTTCATTTTTTATCAATTAAGATCGAAATCATTACGTAAATATTTGGAAGGTCAAAATAGAGGCAGTTCTGTCCCTTTATTAAATTTAGGAGAAATAAGAAATGTACCTATCAAACTTCCTAATCTTCTTACCCAGAAAAAGGTAGTCGCAATACTTTCTGCTTATGATGATTTAATCAATAATAACTACCAACGAATAAAGCTATTGGAAGAAATAGCCGAAGAAATCTACAAGGAGTGGTTCGTTCGATTTCGTTTTCCAGAGTATAAAAATGCTATATTTTGTGATGATAAAGGGAGTGAAACGCCCCCTCAAACGATTGGGTCCTTACCCTATGGTTGGAGGAAGATAAGGTTTCGTAAATTTATTAAACTGAATAGGGGTTTTGATTTGCCTAATGAAAAGATAATTCATGGAAAATACCCTGTTGTTGCATCTACTAGTATAAAGGCGTTTCATAATGAATATAAAGTCAAAGCTCCTTGCATAGTAACAGGTCGATCAGGGTCTCTTGGTTCAGTACAATTTGTAAACCAAAATTCGTGGCCTTTAAACACAAGCCTATACGTAAAGGATTTTATGGGTAATTCGGTGTACTTTGTATATTATTTTCTCAAACTTCTCAATCTTGAGAGGTATAATTCAGGAGCTGGGGTACCAACATTAAATCAAAATCACCTACACGGAATTCAATTGAATCTTCCTGATAAATCATTACAACAAAATTTTGATGAAATAATAGCGCCAATTTTCATGGAAATCGACCTTCTAAATAAAAAAAATAAACTCCTTCAAGACACCAGAGATTTAATATTGCCACGTTTAATTAGTGGTAAATTGTCTGTGGAGGATTTGGAGCTAGAAACGTTACATATATAAGTATTGGAACAATTACCGTATCAATTATTACTTCGGGTATTATAGCCTTAATAGGAGGTGTTATTACATTTTTAATTCAGGAAAGAAAACTGAAATTAGAAAGAGAAAGGATGAGAAATTTGTTTCAATTAGAACGCGAAAAATTAGAAGAACAATTTAAAACTGAAAGAAGGGCAGATTTGGCATTGTCAAAATTTTTAAATCATGTGAAATTTAACCGAAGATCTTTTGAATATTTAAGTGAAAAGATGGGTGGTTTTGAATCTGATGAACTGAGACGTATGTTAGTGAGAAATGGTGCTGTAAGAAGTTTTGGGAAGGATAATGTCGAATGGTGGGAATTACTTGCCGAGTATAAAGTTGAAAAATAAAATATGGCTAGTTACGATTTACAAGACCCATACGATTTAGATATTATGCGCTCAGATTTTGACGCTATAAATGAAGATGAATGGGAAGATTATATTCAATTGGCTATTGAAAAGAAAATTGGGTTTAAAAATGTAGGGGCTTTAAAATCAGCAAAAAAGAAAGCTGGTATATCTAAATACTTATCTGACAAGATGATTAAATGGGCTTTATCCATTGTAGAAGATTTAGAAGAACGCATAGAAGATGATGAGAAGGATAAAAAGTCTGAAGCATTTATAAAATCCTCTAGTTTTAATATGCCAAATTCCAATCTAACGCTACGAGTTGCATGGCATGATAATAAATGGAATGGTACTATATGTAATGACCCAGCAAACAATACCTATTGTAACGGGTTCCATTCTCTTTTGTCTGAGCGTATTAGAAAACGTAAGGATGAAAATATGGCTAAAGAAATTAGTAATCGCGGTAAAGCTATTTCTAATATAGATTACTTACCACCTTGCTTTTGGTCTGCAAATTTGTTCAGCGAAAAATCTATTAAAGTAAAGCATGACAATCCTGCTGCACCAAATTTAGAAACAATAGAAGAAAAGTTACCTGCTAACTCCATTTTGAGCTGGCCATTTGCGGTTTCTTTTACACGCACTCAAAAAGAACAAAACGAGAGTGGTGCATATCCAAAGAATTTAGAAAGTGTTCGTATTCCTAGGTTTAATGCTAAAATTCATGAAAACAAAAGTATTGCATTTATGTATGCTAAGTTTTCGAACCCTATTACGGAGGAAGAGCAACAGTATTTAGTGGTTGGTGCAGGCATAGTAGATAATAAACAACAGGCTTCAGACATTAAGCATTTTGGACCCGCATCTGAAATTAAAAGCATAAAGGAGCGACCTCGTGGTAATTTCAAATATCGAAATTTTCCTAGCATGAACTGGGCTATGCGATTTAGCTTTGATAATTATGCTACAGTACGTATGCCTTATCACGAATATTTAGATGAAGCAGAAAGGTTAGAAGAAACCGATAGAGATGAATTCCTGAAGAATATCAAAGTAGCGATATCTGAGCCAGAATTAGAATGGTGCTTTAAATATGTTGCTATGGATATTGGTGACGATGAAGCGATTTATATTCTTACCAAAATGCGTAAATCACTAATGACCTGCAGAGATGATGGTGTTGTACCTGTGGAAGAAATGCAAGAGCGCATTGAAAAAGTAGAGAATTTACTAGAAATGGCATGGTCTTCTCGGTCATACTTCCCAGGTTTTGTTAGTATAAGCCGAGTTTTGTTGCATCAAAATGATGAACCAGATTTTCCATTAGAACAATTTTATGAAGATTTTAAAATAGATGCGCAGCAACCAGATAAGGAATTAGAACAAGTTTTAAATGCCCCAAGAACTCAAAATTTATCTAAAAAGGTTGAAGGTTATTTAATAGACTTAGTAGATAGACTAGCCCAAAAAGGACTAACGATTGAACAGTTTTTGAATTTAGCTATGCTAAATTTAAAACCATTTCAATTTCAAAGGATTTTAGACGGTAAGCTTCGACTTTCTGATGATTGGATTCGGAAATTTGATGAAAGTGTCAAACGCTCTCATAACCCAAATGATATTATTGAAAATCCATATCTACTTTATGAAGATTACGAATATTGGCCAGATTCACACGATGATGTTTATGGAGAAGAACTAGATGCACCAATAGACATATTTAAAATAGACATAGCATATTTTCCGCATCCAAATTTCCAACCAAGAATTGACCTACAACGGAAAATGAGTTTTATTGACAAAAGGCGTATTCGGGCTTTAATCGTAAGACATCTTAATACTTTAGAAAATTCAGGAGATTGTTTTGCCGATGCAAATGCACTTCAACAAGTAATGGCAAATTATCCCCTTTATTATGAGATAGGTAAGGATTACCAAGTACCACCTCAATTTTTTTACCCCATTAATTCAGAATACGCAAATCATTTTCAAGATGAATATAACAAGCTGGTTTTGGTTGAAGAAAATGATACTATGTATTATTATTTATCTGAGGTTTATAACGCCGAAAAAAATATTGAAGAGAAAATACATGAATTACTAAGGGCAAGTTCTAATAGTGATGTATACCCAGAACTAGATGACTATTTGAATAAATCTGTTTTAAGATTAAAAGAAAATATTGGAGATGAATTTGATGAAGTAGGGTTTAGAGATGAAAGGAATAACCTCTATCAAAACATCTTTTCACAAAAACTATTTGTTGTGTCAGGTAATGCTGGTAGCGGAAAGTCTTACGAAATACTGAATATATTAACTCATTTAGAAACTAATCAGAATCAAAAGTATCTATTATTAGCACCTACAGGTAAGGCTGCGTTAAGATTAAGTTCAGATGGAGATTTTCCTAATATAACAGCCTCTACAATTGATAAATTTATTGCAGACGTTAAGTATCATAAAATATCTAGAGCAACAATCAAACAGTTTAAAAATGTAATTATTGATGAAACATCAATGGTTGATTTGTTGAAGTTCGAGAAACTACTTAAAATCTTCAATTTTAAAGAACCTTCTTTTAAAAGATTAATATTGATTGGAGATTCTAATCAGTTACCTGCTATTGGATATGGTCGTGTTCTAGCAGATGTAATTAATTATATAAGGTCGTCAAATAGTCATCAGAATAACTTCATTCAATTAGAAACCAATTGCCGTTCTGAATTAAAAGATAATCAGGTACTTGATTTGGCAGAGGCATTTAAACAAAAGGGTGAACTAGAACCAAATCTAAAGCGAAAGTTTGATGATAAGGAAATTCAGATTTCAAATGGTTTTAGAACCCGTTATTGGGAAAGTAAAGACAAACTGTATATTCAAATTACCGAGGAGTTTAAAAAATTAGCAGCTAATGAAGGGATAAATGGCAATCTCCATGAATCTTTAAATCAAATACTTGGTTTGAAATCAAATGGAGATATTATAAATTCTAAGACTGGTCTTGAAAATTTTCAAATTCTGTCACCGTATCAAGCGCAATTTTCGGGAGCCAGTAAAATAAATGATTTTATTCAAACTGAATTCAAAAAGGGAGCTAAGTATGAGTTGCGCAAAAACCTTTATAAAAAATCTGATAAATTAATTAGAACAAAAAATTACTATCAAAACAAGAAATTATTATTATCAAACGGTACACTCGGATTTATAGGGGGTAAAAACTACAGAGAGAAATTTTTTCATGAAGATAAAGAAGGGTTGAAAAATATACCATTCTCAGATATTAGAAGCATGGAGCAAGAATTTTTTGAATTGGCTTATGCTGTTACTGTTCATAAATCACAAGGAAGTGGGTTTAATCATCTATTTGTAGTCATACCGGCTCGATATGGGCTATTATCGAAAGAATTGATTTATACAGCACTTACAAGAACAAAAAAGTCGATCACTTTATTTCTACAAGCCAACTCAGAAAAATCTAAAAGTGTTTTAGAAATAGCAATGAGTAGGTCATTTTCAGCAAGTAGAAGAACAAGTTTAATGTTAGACAAACCCTATCGTTTTTATGATTTAGAACCTGAACCTGGCATTTACGTTGAATCTAGAATTGAATTACTCATATATCATCTACTTATGAAAAAGAGAGATGACCTAGGTAAAGACATTTTTGATTTTGCATATGAAGAAAAACCAATAATTGATGGTGAGGAAATCAATATAAAAACAGATTTCACAGTTTACGTAAATTCAAAAGAATGGTATTGGGAGCACCTTGGTTTATTAGAGCAACGCAAGTATTCTTGGACATGGAAAAATATAAAAACAAAGACCTACAAAGATGCAGGCATATGGAATAACGTAATTTCTACGGATGAAAGAAATGGAATTAATCCACTTAAAATAGAAACCATTATAGATTTAATTATTGAAGACAAAGTAGAAACAGAAGACAAATACCACCGGTATTCTAATCATCATTATTATTTAAGATAGTATGGCATTTCTAAACGAATCACATATTGAAGACGCAGACATTCAGTTTTACTTGAATGAATTGGGCTACGACGAACATATTAACGCCTGGGAAAAGAAACTGGTAGGTCGTAACAACCTAAAAGATGTTGTCTTGCGTGACCGTTTGCGAATCAGTCTGGTGAAATTAAATCCCAATCTCCCTGAAACTTGCATTGAGAAAGCTGTTTATGAGCTCTGTAAAAGCAGGGTGACCATGACGCCAGTATTAGCAAATAAGCAAGTCTATCAACTAATTAAAAACGGAATTCCAGTTTCTTATAAGAACACTCAAGGTAGAGAAGAAAATGGCTATGTAAAGGTTGTAGATTTTGAACACCCAAAATCTAATGATTTTGTAGTGGTTTCTCAATTGAGTATTGAATACCTTCAAATCGAAGGAATTACAAGAAGGCCAGACGTACTTCTCTATGTGAATGGTTTACCCTTGGTAATGATAGAACTTAAGAATGCCACGGAAAAGGTGAAATCTGGCTACGATACCAATTTAAGACGATATAAGCGGGATATTCCGCAACTGTTTTGGTATAATTGTTTCACCTGCATATCTAACGGTATACAAACTCGTGTTGGTGCTTTCAATGCACCGTGGGAACATTTTTTCTCTTGGGTCAAACTCCAAGACACAGCCGTTACCCATGACCAAATGAACCGTTTAGAAGTAGAGGCTGAAAGTGAAGCCAGTAAAAACAGACTCAGTTTGGAACTTTTTAGTAAGGGTCTTTGTCAAAAAGAAAAATTTCTAGACTATTATGAAAATTTCACCTTGTACTACAATGATAAAGTAAAAATTATTGCAAAAAACCATCAGTTTTTAGGAGTCAATAATGCAATTGTGGCTCTAGAAGACAAAGAAGATAGACAGGGTAAGTTAGGCGTGTTTTGGCATACGCAAGGTTCTGGTAAATCATATTCTATGATTTTCTTTTCCCGAAAAATAGAACGTAAAGTAGCGGGTAATTGGTCCTTCCTAATTATCACCGACCGTAAAGACCTTGATAGTCAGATTTATCGCAACTTTAAGGATACTGATACTATAATCGAAACCAAAGAACAAAAAGAAAATTATTACCGACCAAGTTCGCGTAAGCACTTACAAGAATACTTGCAATCGAATCGAACATTTCTGTTTTCACTTATTCATAAATTCGGAATTGAAAAAGGAAAAACCTACCCGCAATTAACGGATAGAGACGATTGGATTGTAATTGTAGATGAGGCACATCGTACCCAGTACAAAGGATATGGTGAAAATATGCGCATAGCGGTTCCCTATGCCCAATATATAGCCTTTACTGGAACACCTTTATTACGGAGTGAGTTGACCAAAGACTGGTTTGGCCCTTATGTTTCCGAATACAATTTTGCACAAAGTATTGAAGATGGAGCTACCGTTCCACTTTATTATAAGAAAAGCGTACCTAGGGTAGAGCAAGTAAATGAGGATTTGGTTGGTGATGCAGCGCAAATACTGGAAAATGAAAATCTTACCGAAGAACAAAAAAAACAGTTAGACAGGGAATATTCGACCTTAATGCAGGTAGTCCGTAGGGAAGACCGACTAAAGGAAATTGCAAAGCATATTGTGCAGCATTATCCGTACCGCTTAGATATGGAGGACTCAGAAGGCAATAGAAAGCCCATGAAAGCCATGGTGGTAAGCATAGATAAGTTTACTGCTGTGAGGATGTATGAGTTTGTTCAAGAGGCTCAAAAGGAGGAAATAAAGCAATTGCGTAGAAAAATTCTTATAACCACAGATTTTGAAGTAAAAGAAAGATATAAGAGAGCCTTGACCTTTATGGAAGAGACTCGCATGGCAGCAGTAGTTAGTGGAGAAGGAAGCGAAGAGGAAGAAAAGGAAAAATTTGAAAAAGAAGGTTTAAACATTAGTCCTCATAGGAAACTAATGGATTACCCTGATGAAGATGGCCGTAATATTGAAGACTATTTTAAAGACCCAAATAGCACGTATCGCATCGTCTTTGTAACAGCGATGTGGCTTACGGGTTTTGACGCCCCTGCTGTTTCTACGCTCTATCTAGACAAACCTTTGCAGAATCATACCTTAATGCAAACCATTGCAAGGGCAAATAGGGTTTTGGAAGGGAAGAAAAACGGATTGATTATTGACTATTTTGGCGTGTTCAGAAATCTCAAAAAAGCTTTGGCGGCTTATGCAGAAGGAACTAAAGGCAAACCAACAGATGGCGATGATGATGAATTCCCAGTTAAAGAGTTCGAAGAACTATTAGAACTTTTGGAACAGGGTATTTTAGAAGCTAAAGTATTCTGTAAAGACTTAGGTGCAGACATAGATACGATAATCAACTTAGGAGAAAAAGGCTTTAAAGAAATTGAATTATTTCAAGAATACGCTAATCTCATTTTAGCTAAAGACGACCATAAACGCCAATTAGGCCTTTTTGTAAATACAATTGATGGGCTATATGACTCGGCAAAACCTGAGATTTATGGACATCCAAGAATTAAAAAAGCAAGAGATGTTTTTGAGTACCTTAAGAAAGTAGTGGACCGTCATGTTGATCAAGACGAAGCTGTAGAACGAGCGAAGCAAAAACTAAACAAGCTTTTAGATAGCAGTGTATTGGGCAAGGGAGATCTCCAAGAACCTTCTATTTCCGATAATTATATTATAAAATCTTCAAAACAGATTGATTTAAGTAAGCTCGATTTTGAGAAGTTACGTGCCGCATTCCCAGAAAATAAGCATAAAAATATTCAATTTGCAGACCTCAGGGAATTGATGGAGATGAAACTCAAAATGATGATTGCTCAAAACAAAACAAGAGGATCATTCCTAGAAAGATTCGAAAAAATTATCGAAGATTACAATTCAGGGCATTTAGATATAGAAGATGTTTATGATGCAATGACTGATTTTGGAAAAGATTTATCAAAAGAACAACAAAGAGCCGCATCCGAAGGACTTACTGATGAGCAACTAGAAATTTACGATTTACTAAAGAAGAAAAAGCTAACTAAAGAGGAGGAAAAAGCTGTTAAGTTGGCAGCTACTGGGCTATTAGAATCTCTTTTTGACGCAAAGAATAAAATATTGATTCAAGAATGGCATAAAGAAAAAGCTACCCAAGAAATGGTACGCCAGGAAATAAAAAAGATTCTAAACGAAGCTCTGCCAGAAAGCTATGACCGTAAAGTATTCTCAGAAAAGACTGATGTGGTATTTCAGCATTTTTATGAATTGGCGGAACAGGGTAGGGGTTTTTCGGCTTGACAGTCGCTGTGGACCATCACTAGAAAGGACTTGAAGAAATGATGAAAATAAATTTTGTTTTAATTAATCATTATATTCAATATAGATACCGATAATTTAATTTTTCCTAAGTTAGTAGGAGGGAGGTAACTAACGATTTGATATTACACAAAATCAATAGTTTATCTCAGGTTTAAATAGCAATTTCTAAATCTTTTAATTGTAACAAGGACTATAGACAATCAACCCAAATTAGAATTAAAAAAAGTAAAAATTTAGTTTGAATCTTTACCAGAAAAAAGAAAGTAGGAGGATAAATCAGGCTACTAGAATGACTTATCACTCCTGTTCAATAGAAGGAAATTCTTTATCTGAAAACGACACATTTAATTTAATTTTTCAAGAACTATAAAAGTAATTTAAATGAATGTTGAAACAATTATATAGAATACTAATTTCAATTTGACGTCGACAGCTAAACTGGCAGAGACCAAGTATATAGA includes:
- a CDS encoding restriction endonuclease subunit S; protein product: MINLKKSLRLKFLEKNKGDLVSGPFGSNISAKYFVDEGIPVIRGNNLKSKSKYFIDDGFVFITESKAKELIKCKAVKDDIIFTAVGTIGQVGIIPKSTNFEYYIISNKQIRLRVDKDKANPYFIFYQLRSKSLRKYLEGQNRGSSVPLLNLGEIRNVPIKLPNLLTQKKVVAILSAYDDLINNNYQRIKLLEEIAEEIYKEWFVRFRFPEYKNAIFCDDKGSETPPQTIGSLPYGWRKIRFRKFIKLNRGFDLPNEKIIHGKYPVVASTSIKAFHNEYKVKAPCIVTGRSGSLGSVQFVNQNSWPLNTSLYVKDFMGNSVYFVYYFLKLLNLERYNSGAGVPTLNQNHLHGIQLNLPDKSLQQNFDEIIAPIFMEIDLLNKKNKLLQDTRDLILPRLISGKLSVEDLELETLHI
- a CDS encoding ATP-dependent DNA helicase, whose amino-acid sequence is MAIEKKIGFKNVGALKSAKKKAGISKYLSDKMIKWALSIVEDLEERIEDDEKDKKSEAFIKSSSFNMPNSNLTLRVAWHDNKWNGTICNDPANNTYCNGFHSLLSERIRKRKDENMAKEISNRGKAISNIDYLPPCFWSANLFSEKSIKVKHDNPAAPNLETIEEKLPANSILSWPFAVSFTRTQKEQNESGAYPKNLESVRIPRFNAKIHENKSIAFMYAKFSNPITEEEQQYLVVGAGIVDNKQQASDIKHFGPASEIKSIKERPRGNFKYRNFPSMNWAMRFSFDNYATVRMPYHEYLDEAERLEETDRDEFLKNIKVAISEPELEWCFKYVAMDIGDDEAIYILTKMRKSLMTCRDDGVVPVEEMQERIEKVENLLEMAWSSRSYFPGFVSISRVLLHQNDEPDFPLEQFYEDFKIDAQQPDKELEQVLNAPRTQNLSKKVEGYLIDLVDRLAQKGLTIEQFLNLAMLNLKPFQFQRILDGKLRLSDDWIRKFDESVKRSHNPNDIIENPYLLYEDYEYWPDSHDDVYGEELDAPIDIFKIDIAYFPHPNFQPRIDLQRKMSFIDKRRIRALIVRHLNTLENSGDCFADANALQQVMANYPLYYEIGKDYQVPPQFFYPINSEYANHFQDEYNKLVLVEENDTMYYYLSEVYNAEKNIEEKIHELLRASSNSDVYPELDDYLNKSVLRLKENIGDEFDEVGFRDERNNLYQNIFSQKLFVVSGNAGSGKSYEILNILTHLETNQNQKYLLLAPTGKAALRLSSDGDFPNITASTIDKFIADVKYHKISRATIKQFKNVIIDETSMVDLLKFEKLLKIFNFKEPSFKRLILIGDSNQLPAIGYGRVLADVINYIRSSNSHQNNFIQLETNCRSELKDNQVLDLAEAFKQKGELEPNLKRKFDDKEIQISNGFRTRYWESKDKLYIQITEEFKKLAANEGINGNLHESLNQILGLKSNGDIINSKTGLENFQILSPYQAQFSGASKINDFIQTEFKKGAKYELRKNLYKKSDKLIRTKNYYQNKKLLLSNGTLGFIGGKNYREKFFHEDKEGLKNIPFSDIRSMEQEFFELAYAVTVHKSQGSGFNHLFVVIPARYGLLSKELIYTALTRTKKSITLFLQANSEKSKSVLEIAMSRSFSASRRTSLMLDKPYRFYDLEPEPGIYVESRIELLIYHLLMKKRDDLGKDIFDFAYEEKPIIDGEEINIKTDFTVYVNSKEWYWEHLGLLEQRKYSWTWKNIKTKTYKDAGIWNNVISTDERNGINPLKIETIIDLIIEDKVETEDKYHRYSNHHYYLR
- a CDS encoding type I restriction endonuclease subunit R, which codes for MAFLNESHIEDADIQFYLNELGYDEHINAWEKKLVGRNNLKDVVLRDRLRISLVKLNPNLPETCIEKAVYELCKSRVTMTPVLANKQVYQLIKNGIPVSYKNTQGREENGYVKVVDFEHPKSNDFVVVSQLSIEYLQIEGITRRPDVLLYVNGLPLVMIELKNATEKVKSGYDTNLRRYKRDIPQLFWYNCFTCISNGIQTRVGAFNAPWEHFFSWVKLQDTAVTHDQMNRLEVEAESEASKNRLSLELFSKGLCQKEKFLDYYENFTLYYNDKVKIIAKNHQFLGVNNAIVALEDKEDRQGKLGVFWHTQGSGKSYSMIFFSRKIERKVAGNWSFLIITDRKDLDSQIYRNFKDTDTIIETKEQKENYYRPSSRKHLQEYLQSNRTFLFSLIHKFGIEKGKTYPQLTDRDDWIVIVDEAHRTQYKGYGENMRIAVPYAQYIAFTGTPLLRSELTKDWFGPYVSEYNFAQSIEDGATVPLYYKKSVPRVEQVNEDLVGDAAQILENENLTEEQKKQLDREYSTLMQVVRREDRLKEIAKHIVQHYPYRLDMEDSEGNRKPMKAMVVSIDKFTAVRMYEFVQEAQKEEIKQLRRKILITTDFEVKERYKRALTFMEETRMAAVVSGEGSEEEEKEKFEKEGLNISPHRKLMDYPDEDGRNIEDYFKDPNSTYRIVFVTAMWLTGFDAPAVSTLYLDKPLQNHTLMQTIARANRVLEGKKNGLIIDYFGVFRNLKKALAAYAEGTKGKPTDGDDDEFPVKEFEELLELLEQGILEAKVFCKDLGADIDTIINLGEKGFKEIELFQEYANLILAKDDHKRQLGLFVNTIDGLYDSAKPEIYGHPRIKKARDVFEYLKKVVDRHVDQDEAVERAKQKLNKLLDSSVLGKGDLQEPSISDNYIIKSSKQIDLSKLDFEKLRAAFPENKHKNIQFADLRELMEMKLKMMIAQNKTRGSFLERFEKIIEDYNSGHLDIEDVYDAMTDFGKDLSKEQQRAASEGLTDEQLEIYDLLKKKKLTKEEEKAVKLAATGLLESLFDAKNKILIQEWHKEKATQEMVRQEIKKILNEALPESYDRKVFSEKTDVVFQHFYELAEQGRGFSA